A single Dreissena polymorpha isolate Duluth1 chromosome 14, UMN_Dpol_1.0, whole genome shotgun sequence DNA region contains:
- the LOC127856911 gene encoding bone morphogenetic protein 1-like, whose amino-acid sequence MDYIKCAGVVLIIGIQICCGAVSSQLHTSSNIYSQKRNAIAVRSWLWKNNRVPYVIDNEQLEPNAVIAISNAVHHFNTKVSCVKFVPRVNEFDYVRFKNGKGCQSSIGRDGGEQTISIGPACLYQGVILHEMTHAVGFFHEQNRWDRDSYVSIHWSNIQAGRDDDFALQEKKYLDTLNTPYDFGSLMHYGAYVFSKDGNSPTITPKFEPHANMGQREEFSPLDIWKITTLYGCEAGPMPLPDYLKFMPNSWDTGLPSLSPPQQVNLSSKAAVTSEMSGNKPDVDVWVLPHAIRINWNSPANITGNITGYVLSYNLEPHGTPQKIQLAPDRLAYYLSTYTSHPGRRYAVTISTVVDGVEGEASDPVTVRSACEQNVWLDNEHFDKIHSPFFKDGYYEQDVVCQWKIRKPLRQVLNISFTSLDLTGDASDCSASGDFVRIGVGRYFCGSHEVPEVTVGEEEETTVTFVSRAGGAEEKRGGFSLVATAQGFAPENLRVEQMLSAFNVSWQPPNTPSSQPVAYVIRYKMASSSMAKEITVSPERTYFLLSTYPHFGVEYSIEVYARFDIGNGESAGPVIIRSKCSRNITVTGNGEHLNSPNYPSNYEPDTVCDWNIFPMSGHEVSLNFEQASFGTGDYVDVISAGASFARFDTSFHPTHALTFSAPVKVIFKSDFASEASGFRINLSSIPVALIG is encoded by the exons atgGATTACATTAAATGCGCAGGGGTTGTTTTGATCATAGGCATACAA ATCTGCTGTGGGGCTG TTTCTTCACAATTACATACTAGCAGTAACATATATAGTCag AAACGGAATGCTATCGCCGTGAGGAGTTGGCTCTGGAAGAACAACCGCGTTCCCTACGTGATCGACAACGAGCAACTAG AACCAAACGCTGTGATAGCCATTTCCAACGCCGTCCACCACTTTAACACGAAAGTCTCGTGCGTCAAGTTCGTACCGAGGGTCAACGAGTTTGATTACGTGAGATTCAAGAACGGCAAGGG GTGTCAGTCGTCTATCGGTCGTGACGGTGGCGAGCAGACGATTTCAATTGGTCCCGCATGCCTCTACCAAGGCGTTATATTGCACGAGATGACGCACGCAGTAGGTTTCTTCCACGAGCAGAATCGTTGGGACCGGGACTCCTATGTGAGCATCCACTGGAGCAACATACAGGCGG GCCGAGATGATGATTTCGCTCTCCAAGAGAAGAAGTACCTGGACACACTGAACACGCCGTACGACTTCGGTAGCCTGATGCACTACGGGGCATACGTGTTTAGCAAGGACGGCAACTCGCCAACGATAACTCCAAAGTTTGAGCCTCACGCAAACATGGGCCAGCGGGAAGAGTTCAGTCCCTTAGATATTTGGAAGATTACCACGCTATATGGCTGCGAGGCAG GCCCGATGCCGTTGCCAGATTACTTGAAGTTTATGCCAAACAGTTGGGACACGGGATTACCATCGTTGAGCCCACCGCAACAAGTAAACCTGTCATCAAAAGCTGCAG TGACATCTGAGATGTCCGGTAACAAGCCGGATGTGGATGTCTGGGTGCTGCCACACGCCATACGGATCAACTGGAACTCCCCGGCCAATATTACCGGAAATATAACA GGCTATGTACTTAGCTACAATTTGGAGCCCCATGGGACCCCTCAGAAGATTCAACTGGCGCCAGACCGACTGGCCTATTACCTCAGCACATACACCTCCCACCCTGGCCGCCGCTACGCGGTCACCATCAGCACTGTTGTCGACGGCGTGGAGGGGGAAGCCTCAGATCCGGTCACCGTAAGATCCG CCTGTGAACAGAACGTATGGCTGGACAATGAACACTTCGACAAGATCCATTCTCCATTCTTCAAAGACGGATACTACGAGCAGGATGTCGTCTGTCAGTGGAAGATTCGCAAGCCACTGCGCCAG GTTCTGAATATCTCCTTTACGTCGCTGGACCTTACCGGTGATGCCTCAGACTGTAGTGCTTCCGGAGACTTCGTCCGTATCGGAGTGGGGCGCTACTTTTGCGGCTCCCATGAGGTTCCGGAAGTGACGGTTGGGGAGGAGGAGGAAACCACGGTCACGTTCGTGTCGCGTGCCGGGGGCGCCGAAGAAAAACGCGGGGGATTTTCTTTGGTCGCCACAGCACAAG GCTTCGCTCCCGAGAATTTACGAGTGGAACAAATGCTAAGTGCATTCAACGTCTCTTGGCAACCACCAAATACCCCTTCTTCACAACCAGTCGCTTACGTCATCCGCTATAAGATGGCGTCATCTTCTATGGCCAAGGAAATCACTGTATCACCTGAAAGGACATACTTCCTGCTGTCTACTTATCCtcatttcggagtggaatatagcaTCGAAGTGTACGCACGATTTGATATTGGAAACGGGGAATCGGCCGGGCCAGTTATCATCCGATCTA AATGTTCTCGAAACATCACCGTCACGGGCAACGGCGAACATTTGAACAGTCCTAATTACCCGAGCAACTACGAACCCGACACCGTCTGTGACTGGAACATATTTCCGATGAGCGGTCACGAGGTCAGCCTCAACTTCGAGCAAGCCTCGTTTGGGACCGGAGATTACGTTGACGTCATTTCCGCCGGAGCCTCGTTCGCGAGATTTGATACGTCATTTCACCCAACACACGCGCTTACGTTCAGCGCTCctgtcaaggtcatttttaagAGTGATTTTGCGAGCGAGGCTAGCGGATTTCGAATCAATTTGTCGTCTATTCCAGTTGCGCTTATAGGATAG
- the LOC127856913 gene encoding uncharacterized protein LOC127856913 isoform X2, translating into MLQIFNMNPTTEDVAKRYAEFGRDATAGLTFEEFEHIFRDYLMDFPKVPDALKKTLTDLFDGPITKAELRKILTEMGSEPFEPEEADEVLSEIRFDDQGLITREALQQFLLNKVDLRLPPSTSGAKEGESTGERPSPVASRHAEIEEDDF; encoded by the exons ATGCTGCAGATCTTCAACATGAACCCAACCACGGAGGACGTGGCAAAAAGATACGCAGAGTTCGGCAGGGATG CCACCGCGGGTCTGACATTCGAGGAATTCGAGCACATATTCCGAGACTACCTCATGGACTTCCCGAAAGTGCCGGACGCCTTGAAGAAAACACTCACTGATCTTTTTGATGGACCCATTACTAAA GCGGAGCTTCGTAAGATCCTGACAGAGATGGGCTCAGAACCCTTCGAACCAGAAGAAGCGGACGAGGTTCTCAGTGAGATACGCTTTGACGATCAGGGACTGATAACACGGGAAG CGCTACAACAGTTCCTCCTTAACAAAGTCGACTTGCGTCTCCCGCCGTCTACTTCCGGTGCCAAGGAAGGGGAATCTACCGGGGAGCGGCCTTCACCCGTCGCTAGTCGGCATGCCGAGATTGAAGAAGACGATTTTTAG
- the LOC127856913 gene encoding uncharacterized protein LOC127856913 isoform X1, translating into MNKMSELSQEQLRELQGAFELTQDSGVVDQYGAKKMLQIFNMNPTTEDVAKRYAEFGRDATAGLTFEEFEHIFRDYLMDFPKVPDALKKTLTDLFDGPITKAELRKILTEMGSEPFEPEEADEVLSEIRFDDQGLITREALQQFLLNKVDLRLPPSTSGAKEGESTGERPSPVASRHAEIEEDDF; encoded by the exons ATGAACAAAATG TCGGAGCTCTCTCAAGAGCAACTGAGGGAATTACAGGGAG CTTTCGAGCTGACCCAGGACTCGGGCGTTGTGGACCAGTACGGTGCCAAGAAGATGCTGCAGATCTTCAACATGAACCCAACCACGGAGGACGTGGCAAAAAGATACGCAGAGTTCGGCAGGGATG CCACCGCGGGTCTGACATTCGAGGAATTCGAGCACATATTCCGAGACTACCTCATGGACTTCCCGAAAGTGCCGGACGCCTTGAAGAAAACACTCACTGATCTTTTTGATGGACCCATTACTAAA GCGGAGCTTCGTAAGATCCTGACAGAGATGGGCTCAGAACCCTTCGAACCAGAAGAAGCGGACGAGGTTCTCAGTGAGATACGCTTTGACGATCAGGGACTGATAACACGGGAAG CGCTACAACAGTTCCTCCTTAACAAAGTCGACTTGCGTCTCCCGCCGTCTACTTCCGGTGCCAAGGAAGGGGAATCTACCGGGGAGCGGCCTTCACCCGTCGCTAGTCGGCATGCCGAGATTGAAGAAGACGATTTTTAG